The Deinococcus multiflagellatus genome includes a region encoding these proteins:
- a CDS encoding ATP-grasp domain-containing protein gives MLLFPAEPFSARTPDEAYRAEQQAAQALDLPTALLDFESLLEGDLPRALRGVPAGEGVAIFRGWMMAPEVYGALFMALQARGWTLINTPAQYQHTHWLPASFHHIADVSPETKWVPAVTPEALNWAEVDAALRAFGAGPLIVKDYVKSRKHEWTQACFLPDAADLDHAHAVIRTLAERQGRNWQGGLVLRRFEAFGALTQHSRSGMPLTREYRAFVLDGQPVVEAEYWDEGDYGAQALPGPWLSVIAARVDSRFFTIDLAQREDGEWRVVELGDGQVAGLPERVDPEILYAALAQRLAR, from the coding sequence ATGCTCCTTTTTCCGGCCGAGCCGTTTTCCGCCCGCACGCCCGACGAGGCGTACCGCGCCGAACAGCAGGCGGCGCAGGCCCTGGACCTGCCCACGGCCCTGCTGGATTTCGAGTCGCTTCTGGAAGGAGACCTGCCGCGCGCCCTGCGCGGCGTGCCAGCGGGGGAGGGCGTAGCAATCTTTCGCGGCTGGATGATGGCGCCAGAGGTGTACGGGGCCCTGTTCATGGCCCTGCAGGCGCGGGGGTGGACGCTGATCAATACGCCCGCGCAGTACCAGCACACCCACTGGCTGCCGGCCTCGTTTCATCACATCGCGGACGTGTCACCCGAGACAAAATGGGTGCCCGCCGTAACCCCAGAGGCGCTGAACTGGGCCGAGGTGGACGCGGCGCTGCGGGCCTTTGGCGCTGGCCCACTGATCGTCAAGGACTACGTGAAGTCGCGCAAACACGAGTGGACCCAGGCCTGCTTTCTTCCCGACGCCGCCGACCTTGACCATGCCCACGCGGTGATTCGCACCCTGGCCGAGCGGCAGGGCCGCAACTGGCAGGGCGGCCTGGTGCTGCGCCGCTTTGAGGCGTTTGGGGCGCTGACCCAACATTCCCGCAGCGGCATGCCCCTGACCCGCGAGTACCGCGCCTTTGTGCTGGACGGTCAGCCGGTAGTGGAGGCCGAGTACTGGGACGAGGGCGACTACGGGGCCCAGGCCCTCCCAGGGCCGTGGCTCTCCGTCATCGCCGCCCGGGTGGACAGCCGCTTTTTCACCATTGACCTTGCCCAGCGTGAGGACGGCGAATGGCGCGTGGTGGAACTGGGCGACGGGCAGGTGGCCGGGCTGCCGGAGCGGGTGGACCCAGAAATCCTGTATGCCGCGTTGGCACAGCGCCTGGCCCGCTGA
- the trpD gene encoding anthranilate phosphoribosyltransferase, giving the protein MHARLMNGERLSQTEAAAFMREVMTGDLGGVRLAAALAALRVRGETPEEIAGFAQAMREHAVRVNVHPREVLLDVVGTGGDGAHTFNISTTTAFVVAGAGVPVAKHGNRAASSRAGSADVLEALGVNLDAPREVVEDAINTLGVGFMFARNYHPALRHAAPVRSELAARTVFNILGPLANPAGATHLVVGVFKPELTRTLAEVLRLLGASGATVVHGHGLDEFTVCGVNTVAGLRGGEVIDREIHPEEAGVSVHPREALVGGTPAENAEITRALLTGGGTPAQRDIVALNAGAALRTAGRAESIREGVAQAREVMNEGLGWAVLQRYAAHTQRGVVRL; this is encoded by the coding sequence ATGCACGCGCGGCTGATGAACGGCGAACGGCTCTCGCAGACTGAGGCGGCGGCCTTTATGCGCGAGGTGATGACGGGCGACCTGGGCGGCGTGCGGCTGGCGGCGGCCCTGGCGGCCCTGCGGGTGCGCGGCGAAACCCCGGAGGAAATTGCGGGGTTTGCCCAGGCCATGCGCGAGCACGCCGTGCGGGTCAATGTGCACCCGCGCGAGGTGCTGCTGGACGTGGTGGGGACCGGGGGCGACGGCGCCCACACCTTCAACATCTCCACCACCACCGCGTTCGTGGTGGCTGGAGCGGGGGTGCCAGTGGCCAAGCACGGCAACCGCGCTGCCAGCAGCCGCGCGGGCAGCGCCGACGTGCTTGAAGCCCTGGGCGTGAATCTGGACGCCCCGCGCGAGGTGGTTGAAGACGCCATCAACACCCTGGGCGTGGGCTTCATGTTCGCCCGCAACTACCACCCCGCCCTGCGCCACGCCGCGCCGGTGCGCTCGGAGCTGGCCGCCAGAACGGTGTTCAACATTCTGGGGCCGCTGGCGAATCCGGCGGGGGCCACCCATCTGGTCGTGGGCGTCTTCAAGCCCGAACTGACCCGCACCCTGGCCGAAGTATTGCGGCTGCTGGGGGCCAGTGGCGCCACGGTGGTGCACGGGCATGGCCTGGACGAATTCACCGTGTGCGGCGTGAACACCGTGGCGGGCCTGCGCGGCGGCGAGGTGATTGACCGCGAGATTCACCCCGAAGAGGCTGGGGTCAGTGTGCACCCGCGCGAGGCCCTGGTGGGCGGCACCCCGGCCGAGAACGCCGAGATCACCCGCGCCCTGCTGACCGGCGGCGGCACCCCGGCGCAGCGCGACATCGTGGCGCTGAATGCCGGCGCGGCCCTGCGCACGGCGGGCCGGGCGGAGAGCATCCGCGAAGGCGTGGCCCAGGCCCGCGAGGTCATGAATGAGGGCCTGGGCTGGGCCGTGCTGCAGCGCTACGCGGCCCACACCCAGCGCGGCGTAGTCAGGCTGTAG
- a CDS encoding anthranilate synthase component II, giving the protein MTSTHPLPTPHSPLTILLIDNYDSFTYNLVQYFGELGCELTVWRNDAFTLADVQALNPDAIVVSPGPCTPAEAGQSVEVIRELGTSYPVLGVCLGHQSIGAAFGAQVGRARRPVHGKTSPLRHDGTGLFAGLPEAVTVTRYHSLVVRDLPPELVATAWITDPEEEIVMALRHRDHPIFGVQFHPESLATQGGMDMLRNFLALVREHRGMTGQGSGAGA; this is encoded by the coding sequence ATGACGTCCACCCATCCACTCCCCACTCCCCACTCTCCACTGACCATCCTCCTGATCGACAACTACGACTCCTTTACCTACAACCTCGTGCAGTACTTCGGCGAGCTGGGCTGCGAGCTGACGGTGTGGCGCAACGACGCGTTCACCCTGGCCGACGTGCAGGCCCTGAACCCCGATGCCATCGTGGTCTCGCCGGGGCCGTGTACGCCTGCGGAGGCCGGCCAGAGCGTGGAGGTCATCCGTGAACTGGGCACCAGCTACCCCGTGCTGGGCGTGTGCCTGGGGCACCAGAGCATCGGCGCCGCGTTTGGGGCGCAGGTGGGGCGGGCGCGCCGGCCCGTCCACGGCAAAACCAGCCCGCTGCGGCACGACGGCACAGGCCTGTTTGCCGGGCTGCCGGAAGCCGTGACCGTGACCCGGTACCACTCGCTGGTGGTGCGCGACCTGCCGCCCGAACTGGTGGCGACCGCCTGGATCACCGACCCCGAAGAGGAGATCGTGATGGCGCTTCGTCACCGCGACCACCCCATTTTCGGCGTGCAGTTTCATCCCGAAAGTCTGGCCACGCAGGGCGGGATGGACATGCTGCGCAACTTTCTGGCGCTGGTGCGCGAGCATCGGGGGATGACGGGGCAAGGCAGTGGGGCCGGGGCATGA
- a CDS encoding four helix bundle protein — MQDLVIWQEGMQVVEDVYGVTARWPGSELYGLTSQARRGSVSIPANIAEGVGRGSAGELARFCRIALGSTYALMTHLELAQRLKFSNPEELQPLLTALSLLMRRISRFVHVQEARR, encoded by the coding sequence GTGCAGGATCTGGTGATTTGGCAGGAAGGCATGCAAGTGGTTGAAGACGTCTATGGTGTCACGGCCCGGTGGCCGGGGTCCGAACTCTATGGCCTGACCAGTCAGGCTCGCCGGGGTTCCGTCTCGATTCCGGCCAATATCGCAGAAGGTGTGGGTCGTGGATCAGCGGGAGAACTCGCCCGCTTTTGCCGTATTGCTCTGGGCTCGACGTACGCACTGATGACGCATCTGGAGCTGGCCCAAAGATTGAAGTTTTCGAACCCAGAAGAGCTCCAGCCTCTCCTCACAGCACTCTCCCTTCTGATGCGCCGCATCAGCCGCTTCGTCCACGTTCAGGAGGCCCGCAGATGA
- a CDS encoding anthranilate synthase component I family protein, whose protein sequence is MTQPDPAAPSLAAPPLAVAVQELNADLDTPVTAYLKAAQGETVAFLLESVEAGEKLGRYSFIGVGEQGRFEARGSQVSSSGVFGDFAGPEADPLARLYRAAVRPAPVPAGLPALIGGAVGYAAYDLIRCYERLPDDNPDELGVPDACFVAPRGVVIYDHLKHRLIAVATAPTQAQADVEVATLAARLRGPLPPVPGQTPAPAPTFTSNFTPEGFRAAVDKALDYIRAGDIFQVVPSQRFSADLGAVHPFALYRALRRVNPSPYLGYLQLGPVTLVASSPESLLASDGRTVTTRPIAGTRPRGHTPEADEALAAELLADEKERAEHLMLLDLGRNDLGRVSAYGTVRVHDAFAIERYSHVMHIVSSVTGQLRGDQTPLHALASVQPMGTVSGAPKIRAMQIIDELEPVRRGPYGGSFGYIAFDGSLDMALTLRTMVIAAGRVHIQAGAGVVADSDPAAEEQETRSKAAALMRAVEMAAGGL, encoded by the coding sequence ATGACCCAGCCTGACCCCGCCGCCCCTTCGCTGGCCGCCCCGCCCCTGGCCGTCGCCGTGCAGGAACTCAATGCCGACCTGGACACGCCGGTGACCGCCTACCTGAAAGCCGCGCAGGGCGAAACGGTGGCCTTCTTGCTCGAAAGCGTGGAGGCCGGAGAAAAGCTGGGCCGCTACTCGTTTATCGGCGTGGGCGAACAGGGGCGCTTTGAAGCCCGGGGCTCACAGGTAAGCAGCAGCGGCGTATTCGGCGACTTTGCCGGCCCCGAGGCTGACCCCCTGGCCCGGCTGTACCGCGCGGCGGTGCGCCCGGCACCCGTGCCTGCTGGGCTGCCCGCCCTGATTGGCGGCGCGGTGGGCTACGCTGCCTACGACCTGATTCGCTGCTACGAGCGCCTTCCCGACGACAACCCCGATGAACTGGGCGTGCCCGACGCCTGCTTCGTGGCGCCGCGCGGCGTGGTGATCTACGACCACCTCAAGCACCGCCTGATCGCCGTAGCCACGGCCCCCACCCAGGCCCAGGCGGACGTCGAGGTGGCGACGCTGGCCGCGCGGCTGCGGGGGCCCCTCCCGCCCGTCCCGGGCCAGACCCCGGCGCCGGCCCCCACCTTTACCAGCAACTTCACCCCCGAAGGCTTCCGCGCCGCCGTCGACAAAGCCCTGGACTATATCCGGGCGGGGGACATCTTTCAGGTGGTGCCCAGCCAGCGCTTCAGTGCCGATCTGGGGGCCGTGCACCCGTTTGCGCTGTACCGGGCGCTGCGCCGGGTGAACCCCAGCCCTTATCTGGGCTACCTGCAGCTGGGCCCGGTGACCCTGGTGGCCAGCAGCCCCGAGAGCCTGCTCGCCAGCGACGGCCGCACCGTGACCACCCGGCCCATTGCCGGCACCCGCCCGCGCGGCCACACCCCCGAGGCCGACGAGGCCCTGGCCGCCGAACTGCTGGCCGATGAAAAGGAACGCGCCGAACACCTGATGCTGCTGGACCTGGGCCGCAACGACCTGGGCCGGGTGAGCGCCTACGGCACGGTGCGGGTGCACGACGCCTTTGCCATTGAGCGCTACAGCCACGTGATGCACATCGTCTCCAGCGTGACCGGGCAGCTGCGGGGGGACCAGACCCCGCTGCACGCCCTGGCCAGCGTGCAGCCGATGGGCACGGTTTCGGGCGCCCCCAAGATCCGCGCCATGCAGATCATTGACGAACTGGAACCCGTGCGGCGCGGGCCCTACGGGGGCTCGTTTGGCTACATCGCCTTTGACGGCAGCCTGGACATGGCCCTGACCCTGCGCACGATGGTGATTGCCGCTGGGCGCGTGCACATTCAGGCTGGGGCCGGCGTGGTGGCCGACAGCGACCCGGCGGCCGAGGAGCAGGAGACGCGCAGCAAGGCGGCGGCGCTGATGCGGGCGGTGGAGATGGCGGCTGGGGGGCTGTAA
- a CDS encoding SNF2-related protein, whose amino-acid sequence MKLSRLPPGFALDTAAQGLALREEAVQDTVRTWTDLGWHAEANVHDDGAVYHATVDLLPPPDPQLRGSSCTCGRYRCRHVAALVLATDPPPGPRPVPKEVPAEAPPTEEPLDARTQQWLASFSETQTPGRGRQFELRYVLRLLPPATAGGGRRVAVKLVRLPLRSAEGPDLRGAEPYALPRTLSTAPAFARRDAGLLRLLEVAATPTHEPGRWQEELHALNDHPAADLLLEELLATGRLCWERPEQPLTRGPVLAGQLAWLSDARGAQTPTLHVEDHPDAQVLPAPKPWAVLPGALTLCRVQTGAPAETVARFLSGPTLPPAQAVALAHAITASGLNLPIPHTVQVREERLPYTPQLHLLARPATHHAYSGARTAVTLPVAELRHAYAGLTVPDHQDSGAGPAVFRGGVLTRVSRDPAAEREAARSVALAGFMTLEEAYGHDYTLPDAERLLTLGDEAAWMAFLQGGGRADLEAQGLSIHLHPDFPLNYAEITDWYGEADDSHGGWFTLDLGIVVDGQRLSLLPILADLIARQPHLFTPEALAELPDDEVLHAALDDGRRVALPAGRVRAILGVLVELNLRDLPPGPLRLPLLDAARLAQLEEAVQARWLGAERLLDLGRRLRDFTGVRDVEPPQGLRAELRPYQLQGVAWLQFLREYGVGGILADDMGLGKAQPLDARVLTPLGWRRMGDLQVGDHVIGRDGRPTRVIGVYPQGRRPIYRVTLTDGASVEVDEEHLWAVNTPVRKRRGLPEQVRTTAQIHASLTDAAGNLKHYLPLVDAVQFAPQDLPVDPYTLGALLGDGHLTYGLGITSEDELVGALALPAGVEARQAERLTARVSTYRLVAGGRWTPNPLKDALRALGLHRCNSHTKFIPEPYLRGSPEQRLALLQGLLDTDGHAGVVVEYSSVSEALARGVVELVQSLGGTARLRRKATTHVYRGERRTGETWRVTLKLPPALDPFRLAAKLAAYRRPSKYPPSRGIRTIEYVGEKEAQCIAVAAADRLYVTEGYIVTHNTVQTLAHLLLEKESGRADRPSLVVAPTSVIGNWQAEAAKFAPALRVLTLHGKDRRALFAQIPGHDLVLTTYPLLPRDITELGAGEYHLVILDEAQNIKNTRTAAAKAAGSLPARHRLALTGTPLENHLGELWSQFNFLAPGLLHDEKTFRELYRTPIEKRGEASRRAALAARVRPFILRREKRDVARELPPKTEIPVRVTLDGDQRDLYETVRVTTEARVREELRARGLSRSTIAILDALLKLRQAATDPRLVKLEAARGVQGNAKFEWLQAHLPQMVEEGRRVLVFSGFATLLRHLEDWLREEGLPYSMITGSTQDRQSQIDAFQSGKTHVFLITLKAGGVGLNLTAADTVIHYDPWWNPAAEDQATDRAYRIGQDKPVFVYKLIAAGSVEERILDLQARKASLARGVLDGGLSDATQLTAADLDRLFAPLEDLELPGPAEVVEQG is encoded by the coding sequence ATGAAGCTCAGCCGACTGCCACCCGGTTTTGCGCTGGACACCGCCGCCCAGGGGCTGGCCCTGCGTGAAGAGGCGGTGCAGGACACCGTGCGCACCTGGACCGATCTGGGCTGGCACGCCGAGGCCAATGTCCACGACGACGGCGCGGTCTACCACGCCACCGTGGACCTGCTGCCGCCCCCGGACCCGCAGCTGCGCGGCTCCAGCTGCACCTGCGGGCGCTACCGCTGCCGCCATGTGGCCGCGCTGGTCCTCGCCACCGATCCTCCCCCCGGCCCCCGCCCGGTGCCCAAAGAGGTGCCGGCCGAGGCGCCTCCCACCGAAGAACCCCTGGACGCCCGCACCCAGCAGTGGCTGGCGTCGTTCAGCGAGACACAAACGCCGGGCCGGGGCCGGCAGTTCGAGCTGCGCTATGTGCTGCGGCTGCTGCCCCCGGCCACGGCGGGCGGCGGGCGGCGCGTGGCGGTCAAACTGGTGCGCCTGCCCCTGCGCAGCGCCGAAGGGCCCGACCTGCGCGGCGCCGAGCCCTACGCCCTGCCGCGCACGCTGTCCACGGCCCCTGCCTTTGCCCGGCGCGACGCGGGGCTGCTGCGGCTGCTGGAGGTGGCGGCCACCCCCACCCACGAACCCGGGCGCTGGCAGGAAGAGCTGCACGCCCTGAACGACCACCCGGCGGCCGATCTGCTGCTGGAGGAGCTGCTGGCCACCGGCCGCCTGTGCTGGGAGCGCCCCGAACAGCCCCTCACCCGGGGCCCGGTGCTGGCCGGGCAACTGGCGTGGCTCTCCGACGCCCGGGGCGCCCAGACGCCCACCCTGCATGTCGAGGACCACCCCGACGCTCAGGTGTTGCCGGCGCCCAAGCCCTGGGCGGTGCTGCCCGGTGCGCTGACGCTGTGCCGCGTGCAGACGGGCGCCCCGGCCGAAACGGTGGCCCGCTTTCTGTCGGGGCCCACCCTGCCGCCCGCGCAGGCGGTGGCGCTGGCCCACGCGATCACCGCTTCGGGGCTCAACCTGCCTATCCCGCACACGGTCCAGGTGCGCGAGGAGCGCCTGCCGTACACCCCGCAGCTGCACCTGCTGGCCCGGCCCGCCACCCACCACGCCTACAGCGGGGCCCGCACCGCCGTGACCCTCCCGGTGGCCGAACTGCGCCACGCATACGCGGGCCTGACGGTCCCCGACCACCAGGACAGCGGCGCGGGGCCGGCGGTGTTCCGAGGCGGGGTGCTCACCCGGGTCAGCCGCGACCCGGCCGCCGAGCGTGAAGCGGCGCGCAGCGTGGCGCTGGCCGGCTTCATGACCCTGGAAGAGGCGTACGGCCACGACTACACCCTGCCCGACGCCGAGCGCCTGCTGACCCTGGGCGACGAGGCCGCCTGGATGGCCTTTTTGCAGGGCGGCGGACGCGCGGACCTGGAAGCGCAGGGCCTGAGCATCCACCTGCACCCGGATTTTCCGCTGAACTACGCCGAAATCACCGACTGGTACGGCGAGGCCGACGACAGCCACGGCGGCTGGTTCACCCTGGACCTGGGGATTGTGGTGGACGGCCAGCGCCTGTCGCTGCTGCCCATCCTGGCCGACCTGATTGCCCGGCAGCCGCACCTCTTTACCCCCGAGGCCCTGGCCGAATTGCCCGACGACGAGGTGCTACACGCCGCCCTGGACGACGGCCGCCGCGTGGCCCTACCCGCCGGGCGGGTGCGCGCCATTCTGGGCGTGCTGGTTGAGCTGAACCTGCGCGACCTGCCCCCCGGGCCCCTGCGGCTGCCCCTGCTGGACGCTGCCCGGCTGGCGCAGCTGGAAGAAGCGGTGCAGGCCCGCTGGCTGGGCGCCGAGCGCCTGCTGGACCTGGGCCGCCGCCTGCGCGACTTTACCGGCGTGCGCGACGTTGAGCCGCCCCAGGGCCTGCGGGCCGAACTGCGTCCCTACCAGCTGCAGGGGGTGGCGTGGCTACAGTTTCTGCGCGAGTACGGCGTGGGCGGCATCCTGGCCGACGATATGGGGCTGGGGAAGGCGCAGCCCCTGGACGCCCGCGTGCTCACGCCGCTGGGCTGGCGCCGCATGGGCGACCTGCAGGTGGGTGACCATGTGATCGGCCGCGATGGCCGCCCCACCCGCGTGATCGGGGTCTATCCGCAGGGCCGGCGCCCCATCTACCGCGTGACCCTCACCGACGGCGCCAGTGTGGAGGTGGATGAAGAGCACCTGTGGGCGGTCAATACCCCGGTGCGCAAGCGGCGCGGCCTGCCTGAACAAGTGCGGACCACTGCTCAGATTCACGCCTCCCTGACCGACGCGGCCGGCAACCTGAAGCACTACCTGCCCCTGGTAGACGCGGTGCAGTTTGCGCCGCAAGACCTCCCCGTTGACCCCTACACCCTGGGGGCGCTGCTGGGCGACGGCCACCTGACCTACGGGTTGGGGATCACCTCCGAGGACGAACTGGTGGGCGCCCTGGCCCTGCCGGCGGGCGTGGAGGCGCGGCAAGCTGAACGGCTGACGGCGCGTGTCAGCACGTACCGCCTCGTGGCTGGAGGCCGCTGGACCCCCAATCCCCTCAAAGACGCCCTGCGTGCCCTGGGCCTGCACCGCTGCAACAGCCACACCAAATTCATTCCCGAACCCTACCTGCGCGGCAGTCCCGAGCAGCGGCTGGCGCTCCTGCAGGGCCTGCTGGACACAGACGGGCACGCGGGCGTGGTCGTGGAGTACAGCAGCGTCTCGGAGGCGCTGGCGCGCGGCGTGGTGGAACTCGTGCAGTCGCTGGGGGGCACGGCCCGCCTGCGGCGCAAGGCGACCACCCATGTGTACCGGGGAGAGCGGCGCACGGGGGAGACCTGGCGGGTGACCCTCAAGTTGCCACCGGCACTGGACCCTTTCCGCCTTGCGGCCAAGCTCGCCGCGTACCGGCGGCCCAGCAAATACCCGCCCAGCCGGGGCATCCGCACCATCGAGTACGTGGGTGAAAAAGAGGCGCAGTGCATCGCCGTGGCCGCCGCTGACCGGCTGTATGTCACCGAGGGCTATATCGTCACCCACAACACTGTCCAAACCCTGGCCCACCTGCTGCTGGAAAAGGAATCGGGCCGCGCAGACCGCCCCAGCCTCGTGGTGGCGCCCACCAGCGTGATTGGCAACTGGCAGGCCGAGGCCGCCAAGTTTGCCCCGGCCCTGCGCGTGCTGACCCTGCACGGCAAGGACCGCCGCGCGCTGTTTGCGCAGATTCCCGGGCATGATCTGGTGCTCACCACCTACCCGCTGCTGCCGCGCGACATCACCGAACTGGGCGCAGGCGAGTACCACCTCGTCATTCTGGACGAGGCCCAGAACATCAAGAACACGCGCACGGCGGCGGCCAAGGCGGCGGGCAGTCTGCCGGCCCGGCACCGGCTGGCCCTGACCGGCACCCCGCTGGAAAACCACCTGGGCGAGCTGTGGTCGCAGTTCAATTTCCTGGCGCCAGGGCTGCTGCACGACGAAAAGACCTTCCGCGAGCTGTACCGCACGCCCATTGAAAAGCGGGGCGAGGCCAGCCGCCGCGCCGCCCTGGCCGCCCGGGTGCGCCCCTTTATCCTGCGCCGCGAGAAGCGCGACGTGGCCCGCGAACTGCCCCCCAAGACCGAGATTCCGGTGCGCGTGACCCTGGACGGCGATCAGCGCGACCTGTACGAAACGGTGCGCGTGACCACCGAGGCGCGGGTGCGCGAGGAACTGCGCGCGCGCGGGCTTTCGCGCAGCACCATCGCCATTCTGGACGCGCTGCTGAAACTGCGCCAGGCCGCCACCGATCCCCGGCTGGTGAAGCTGGAGGCCGCGCGCGGCGTGCAGGGCAACGCCAAATTCGAGTGGCTGCAGGCCCACCTCCCCCAGATGGTCGAGGAGGGCCGCCGGGTGCTGGTGTTCAGCGGTTTTGCCACCCTGCTGCGCCACCTTGAAGACTGGCTGCGCGAGGAAGGCCTGCCGTACTCCATGATCACCGGCAGCACCCAGGACCGCCAGAGCCAGATTGACGCCTTCCAGAGCGGCAAAACCCATGTGTTCCTGATCACCCTGAAGGCGGGGGGCGTGGGCCTGAACCTTACGGCGGCCGACACCGTGATTCACTACGACCCCTGGTGGAACCCGGCCGCCGAGGACCAGGCCACCGACCGCGCCTACCGTATTGGGCAGGACAAGCCGGTGTTCGTCTACAAGCTGATTGCGGCCGGCAGTGTGGAGGAGCGCATTCTGGACCTGCAGGCGCGCAAGGCCAGTCTGGCGCGCGGGGTGCTGGACGGCGGCCTTAGCGACGCCACGCAGCTCACCGCCGCCGACCTGGACCGCCTGTTTGCCCCACTGGAAGACCTGGAACTGCCCGGACCAGCCGAGGTGGTGGAGCAGGGCTGA
- a CDS encoding PQQ-dependent sugar dehydrogenase has product MTLRACAALLTLALSSTACTQLGTGANPAPGTPPGTSGLTVPADFSVSLYAEGFKKPRLMEVAGNGDVLLSDTGAGTVYVLPDRNRDGVADSKEVYASGLNQPHGLALHGGFLYVANTDGVVRFPYAAGDLKASGPAQPVVALPGGGGHSTRTVVFGPDGRMYVSVGSTCNVCEESDARRAAVWVYDADGKNGRLYASGLRNAVGLEWFGGQLYATNNGRDQLGDDLPPEAFWRLTDGGFYGWPYCYPTQAGQPQVWDSNFGRRTAATCTGAAPALALTTAHSAPLGLAFYTGKTFPARYQGQMFVALHGSWNRTEKSGYKVITVDPQSGQTADFLTGFLKGGAVSGRPVDLAVAADGALLLTDDGAGKVWRIQAR; this is encoded by the coding sequence ATGACCCTCCGCGCCTGCGCCGCCCTGCTGACCCTGGCCCTCTCCAGTACTGCCTGCACCCAGCTGGGCACGGGAGCAAACCCTGCGCCGGGCACCCCGCCGGGCACGAGTGGTTTGACTGTGCCGGCGGACTTCTCGGTGTCGCTGTACGCCGAGGGCTTTAAAAAGCCGCGCCTGATGGAAGTGGCGGGTAACGGCGACGTGCTGCTCAGCGACACCGGGGCCGGCACTGTGTACGTGCTGCCCGACCGCAACCGCGACGGGGTGGCCGACAGCAAAGAGGTATACGCCAGCGGCCTGAACCAGCCGCATGGTCTGGCGCTGCACGGGGGCTTCCTGTACGTGGCGAACACCGACGGCGTGGTGCGCTTTCCCTACGCGGCCGGCGACCTGAAGGCCAGCGGCCCCGCGCAGCCGGTGGTGGCGCTGCCCGGGGGCGGCGGCCACTCCACCCGCACCGTGGTCTTTGGGCCAGACGGGCGCATGTATGTTTCGGTGGGCAGCACCTGCAATGTCTGCGAGGAAAGCGACGCCCGGCGCGCCGCCGTCTGGGTATACGACGCGGATGGCAAAAATGGCCGCCTGTACGCCAGCGGCCTGCGCAACGCGGTGGGGCTGGAATGGTTTGGTGGGCAGCTCTACGCCACCAACAACGGCCGGGACCAGCTGGGCGACGACCTTCCACCTGAAGCCTTCTGGCGCCTGACCGACGGCGGCTTTTATGGCTGGCCCTACTGCTACCCCACCCAGGCTGGGCAGCCGCAGGTGTGGGACAGCAATTTTGGCCGCCGCACCGCCGCAACCTGCACGGGCGCCGCCCCGGCCCTGGCACTGACCACCGCGCACTCGGCGCCGCTGGGGCTGGCCTTTTACACCGGTAAGACCTTCCCGGCCCGCTACCAGGGGCAGATGTTCGTGGCGCTGCACGGCAGCTGGAACCGCACGGAGAAGAGTGGCTACAAGGTTATCACCGTGGACCCCCAGAGTGGCCAGACGGCGGATTTCCTCACCGGCTTCCTGAAGGGCGGCGCGGTCAGCGGGCGCCCGGTGGACCTCGCCGTGGCCGCAGACGGCGCGCTGCTCCTCACCGACGACGGCGCCGGCAAGGTGTGGCGCATTCAGGCCCGCTGA
- a CDS encoding YiaA/YiaB family inner membrane protein has translation MTQYVNPDLQGDSPAWLSFIWIAFLVSLCLLLLGIYFIPVNWWIKGYLYMGTLFLTASTLTLSKSLRDKHEHERLVNRVKHARTEQVLSKYES, from the coding sequence ATGACCCAGTATGTAAACCCCGATCTGCAGGGCGACTCGCCCGCCTGGCTCAGTTTTATCTGGATTGCCTTTCTGGTCAGCCTCTGCCTGCTGCTGCTGGGCATCTACTTCATTCCGGTGAACTGGTGGATCAAGGGCTACCTGTACATGGGCACCCTGTTCCTGACCGCCAGCACGCTGACCCTCAGCAAAAGCCTGCGCGACAAGCACGAGCACGAGCGGCTGGTCAACCGCGTGAAGCACGCCCGCACCGAGCAGGTGCTGAGCAAGTACGAAAGCTGA
- a CDS encoding tyrosine-type recombinase/integrase has translation MGQEATVHGLRHTHASLMLRQGVLLEVVSEKLGHSRPSFTANVYRPVYQSESGPLTLVGS, from the coding sequence ATGGGACAGGAGGCTACGGTGCACGGGCTGAGGCATACGCATGCCTCGCTGATGCTGCGCCAGGGCGTGCTACTGGAAGTGGTGAGCGAGAAGCTGGGGCATTCGCGGCCCAGCTTCACAGCGAACGTGTACCGCCCGGTCTATCAGAGCGAGAGTGGGCCATTGACCTTAGTAGGCTCATAA